One segment of Primulina tabacum isolate GXHZ01 chromosome 14, ASM2559414v2, whole genome shotgun sequence DNA contains the following:
- the LOC142524750 gene encoding ubiquitin carboxyl-terminal hydrolase 15-like isoform X2 has protein sequence MLETRDIDISALFLFFIALPLVAYFLLGKWSEATKRKSKISVIAKRAVEEALRVEDMAVGCVVPMVSLPKNGFHRCARCFGAAATRCSHCKSVWYCSGWCQITHWRQVHKLECHQLGNNCQISSLNIPTEGSCVRISADETTDPDIFEFNLKHSSQEKNSSGDVISPRQNPPTYLNGMKIDKSGKHVSPRSINKLSCSSMNGDANQEIMFYESGMVKKKSSNSDETKGLNCSPEKNPVNKAKAAMHSHVDKPQKSAKSAVKMSKCIPLQENTLVANREITGTMGLPKSVKLDHQHSEDRIKKQQKVQMLFPYEEFVKCFQLDVLNVSPRGLVNCGNSCYANSVLQCLTSTKPLIVYLLRQSHSRVGCDKAWCLMCDLERHVTMLRESGYPLSPEKILMYIRSLNSQIGDGSQEDAHEFLRLIIASMQSICLERLGGENEVAPWLQNTTFVEHTFGGLLRSKVKCLRCHHESERHENIMDLTLEIFGCVDSLEDALTQFTSSENLDGDNMYRCGRCAAYVRARKQLSIMEAPNILTIVLKRFQEGNYGKINKCIRFPEMLDMIPFMTGTDDIPPLYVLYAVVVHLNTSNASFAGHYISYVKDLSGNWFKIDDTEVQSVGLDEVMSEGAYILFYARSYARPARAYGGRVRSQQSHTMLKQCLSKRERSSKSEQCQLRHNFRRIDPSLDHRGISLKGDRSRSPITSNCSEFSDATSSDWSLFTSSDDSSFTTESTRDSFSFVDYSDFPPFSIFQPIYPSSKPETRFAHEEKGYVSASYLTTPPSRDWRADRIQRVDILPTEHLYNTQKWTPT, from the exons GGTGTGCCAGATGCTTTGGTGCAGCAGCTACTCGTTGCTCCCACTGCAAATCAGTTTGGTATTG TTCTGGATGGTGTCAGATTACTCACTGGAGGCAAGTTCACAAGCTTGAGTGTCATCAATTAGGAAACAACTGCCAAATCTCATCTCTGAATATCCCAACTGAAGGATCTTGTGTGAGGATCTCGGCTGATGAAACTACTGATCCAGATATATTTGAATTCAACTTGAAGCACTCAAGTCAGGAGAAAAATTCTTCAGGGGACGTTATTTCTCCTCGTCAAAATCCACCGACCTACTTAAATGGAATGAAAATCGATAAATCTGGAAAACATGTTAGCCCAAGATCCATAAATAAGTTATCTTGTTCATCGATGAATGGAGATGCTAATCAAGAAATCATGTTTTATGAAAGTGGGATGGTTAAAAAGAAAAGTTCTAATTCTGATGAAACAAAAGGCTTGAATTGCTCTCCTGAAAAGAATCCAGTGAACAAAGCAAAAGCCGCAATGCATTCTCATGTTGACAAACCACAAAAATCAGCAAAATCTGCGGTGAAAATGTCTAAAT GCATCCCATTACAGGAAAATACTCTTGTTGCAAACCGTGAAATCACAGGGACAATGGgtttgccaaagtctgtgaaaCTCGACCATCAGCACTCGGAAGATAGAATAAAGAAGCAGCAAAAAGTGCAG ATGCTTTTTCCGTATGAAGAATTTGTAAAGTGCTTTCAGTTGGATGTTCTCAACGTGTCACCCAGAGGACTTGTAAATTGTGGGAATAG TTGCTATGCCAATTCCGTGTTACAATGTCTAACATCCACTAAGCCCCTGATCGTTTATCTTCTTCGTCAATCACATTCTAGAGTGG GTTGTGACAAAGCTTGGTGCCTCATGTGTGATCTTGAGCGGCACGTAACAATGCTACGGGAAAGTGGATATCCGCTATCTCCGGAAAAAATTCTGATGTATATTCGAAGCCTTAATTCTCAGATAGGTGACGGAAGTCAGGAAGACGCTCATGAATTTTTACG GCTTATTATAGCTTCTATGCAATCTATATGCCTGGAACGTCTGGGTGGAGAAAATGAAGTTGCTCCCTGGCTACAGAATACAACCTTTGTTGAGCATACATTTGGGGGCCTTCTTAGATCCAAG GTCAAATGTTTGAGATGCCACCATGAGTCAGAGCGTCATGAAAACATAATGGATCTTACTCTGGAGATATTTGGTTGTGTCGATTCATTAGAGGATGCATTGACACAGTTCACCAGTTCAGAAAATCTTGATGGGGATAACATGTATAGATGTGGAAG GTGTGCTGCTTACGTTCGTGCACGAAAGCAGTTGAGCATAATGGAGGCTCCAAATATTTTGACTATTGTCCTGAAGCGATTTCAG GAGGGAAATTACGGCAAGATAAATAAATGCATAAGGTTTCCTGAAATGCTGGATATGATCCCATTTATGACTGGAACAGATGATATACCACCACTCTATGTGCTCTATGCTGTAGTTGTCCATTTGAATACATCGAACGCATCTTTTGCCGGTCATTACATATCATATGTGAAAGATCTGTCTGGCAATTGGTTCAAGATTGATGACACAGAG GTGCAATCAGTGGGGTTGGATGAGGTGATGTCAGAAGGAGCATACATTCTGTTCTACGCGAG GTCTTATGCGCGTCCTGCTAGAGCATATGGTGGAAGAGTCCGCAGTCAACAGTCTCACACCATGCTTAAACAATGCTTGTCCAAACGAGAAAGATCTTCAAAATCAGAGCAATGCCAACTTCGTCACAACTTCAGAAGAATAGACCCTTCTTTAGATCATAGAGGAATCTCTCTGAAAGGGGATAGGAGTAGATCACCGATCACGAGCAATTGCTCCGAGTTCTCAGATGCCACATCCAGCGACTGGTCCCTGTTTACAAGCTCGGATGACTCCTCTTTTACCACCGAAAGCACCAGAGACTCTTTCAGCTTCGTTGATTACTCAGATTTTCCTCCATTCTCAATCTTCCAACCTATATATCCTAGCAGTAAGCCTGAGACGAGATTTGCTCATGAAGAGAAGGGCTACGTTTCTGCTTCATATCTAACAACTCCACCAAGTAGAGATTGGAGAGCAGATAGAATACAACGGGTTGACATTCTACCAACAGAACATCTGTACAATACCCAGAAATGGACCCCTACATGA
- the LOC142524750 gene encoding ubiquitin carboxyl-terminal hydrolase 15-like isoform X1 — MLETRDIDISALFLFFIALPLVAYFLLGKWSEATKRKSKISVIAKRAVEEALRVEDMAVGCVVPMVSLPKNGFHRCARCFGAAATRCSHCKSVWYCSGWCQITHWRQVHKLECHQLGNNCQISSLNIPTEGSCVRISADETTDPDIFEFNLKHSSQEKNSSGDVISPRQNPPTYLNGMKIDKSGKHVSPRSINKLSCSSMNGDANQEIMFYESGMVKKKSSNSDETKGLNCSPEKNPVNKAKAAMHSHVDKPQKSAKSAVKMSKCNAGDSSIPLQENTLVANREITGTMGLPKSVKLDHQHSEDRIKKQQKVQMLFPYEEFVKCFQLDVLNVSPRGLVNCGNSCYANSVLQCLTSTKPLIVYLLRQSHSRVGCDKAWCLMCDLERHVTMLRESGYPLSPEKILMYIRSLNSQIGDGSQEDAHEFLRLIIASMQSICLERLGGENEVAPWLQNTTFVEHTFGGLLRSKVKCLRCHHESERHENIMDLTLEIFGCVDSLEDALTQFTSSENLDGDNMYRCGRCAAYVRARKQLSIMEAPNILTIVLKRFQEGNYGKINKCIRFPEMLDMIPFMTGTDDIPPLYVLYAVVVHLNTSNASFAGHYISYVKDLSGNWFKIDDTEVQSVGLDEVMSEGAYILFYARSYARPARAYGGRVRSQQSHTMLKQCLSKRERSSKSEQCQLRHNFRRIDPSLDHRGISLKGDRSRSPITSNCSEFSDATSSDWSLFTSSDDSSFTTESTRDSFSFVDYSDFPPFSIFQPIYPSSKPETRFAHEEKGYVSASYLTTPPSRDWRADRIQRVDILPTEHLYNTQKWTPT; from the exons GGTGTGCCAGATGCTTTGGTGCAGCAGCTACTCGTTGCTCCCACTGCAAATCAGTTTGGTATTG TTCTGGATGGTGTCAGATTACTCACTGGAGGCAAGTTCACAAGCTTGAGTGTCATCAATTAGGAAACAACTGCCAAATCTCATCTCTGAATATCCCAACTGAAGGATCTTGTGTGAGGATCTCGGCTGATGAAACTACTGATCCAGATATATTTGAATTCAACTTGAAGCACTCAAGTCAGGAGAAAAATTCTTCAGGGGACGTTATTTCTCCTCGTCAAAATCCACCGACCTACTTAAATGGAATGAAAATCGATAAATCTGGAAAACATGTTAGCCCAAGATCCATAAATAAGTTATCTTGTTCATCGATGAATGGAGATGCTAATCAAGAAATCATGTTTTATGAAAGTGGGATGGTTAAAAAGAAAAGTTCTAATTCTGATGAAACAAAAGGCTTGAATTGCTCTCCTGAAAAGAATCCAGTGAACAAAGCAAAAGCCGCAATGCATTCTCATGTTGACAAACCACAAAAATCAGCAAAATCTGCGGTGAAAATGTCTAAATGTAATGCAGGGGATTCAA GCATCCCATTACAGGAAAATACTCTTGTTGCAAACCGTGAAATCACAGGGACAATGGgtttgccaaagtctgtgaaaCTCGACCATCAGCACTCGGAAGATAGAATAAAGAAGCAGCAAAAAGTGCAG ATGCTTTTTCCGTATGAAGAATTTGTAAAGTGCTTTCAGTTGGATGTTCTCAACGTGTCACCCAGAGGACTTGTAAATTGTGGGAATAG TTGCTATGCCAATTCCGTGTTACAATGTCTAACATCCACTAAGCCCCTGATCGTTTATCTTCTTCGTCAATCACATTCTAGAGTGG GTTGTGACAAAGCTTGGTGCCTCATGTGTGATCTTGAGCGGCACGTAACAATGCTACGGGAAAGTGGATATCCGCTATCTCCGGAAAAAATTCTGATGTATATTCGAAGCCTTAATTCTCAGATAGGTGACGGAAGTCAGGAAGACGCTCATGAATTTTTACG GCTTATTATAGCTTCTATGCAATCTATATGCCTGGAACGTCTGGGTGGAGAAAATGAAGTTGCTCCCTGGCTACAGAATACAACCTTTGTTGAGCATACATTTGGGGGCCTTCTTAGATCCAAG GTCAAATGTTTGAGATGCCACCATGAGTCAGAGCGTCATGAAAACATAATGGATCTTACTCTGGAGATATTTGGTTGTGTCGATTCATTAGAGGATGCATTGACACAGTTCACCAGTTCAGAAAATCTTGATGGGGATAACATGTATAGATGTGGAAG GTGTGCTGCTTACGTTCGTGCACGAAAGCAGTTGAGCATAATGGAGGCTCCAAATATTTTGACTATTGTCCTGAAGCGATTTCAG GAGGGAAATTACGGCAAGATAAATAAATGCATAAGGTTTCCTGAAATGCTGGATATGATCCCATTTATGACTGGAACAGATGATATACCACCACTCTATGTGCTCTATGCTGTAGTTGTCCATTTGAATACATCGAACGCATCTTTTGCCGGTCATTACATATCATATGTGAAAGATCTGTCTGGCAATTGGTTCAAGATTGATGACACAGAG GTGCAATCAGTGGGGTTGGATGAGGTGATGTCAGAAGGAGCATACATTCTGTTCTACGCGAG GTCTTATGCGCGTCCTGCTAGAGCATATGGTGGAAGAGTCCGCAGTCAACAGTCTCACACCATGCTTAAACAATGCTTGTCCAAACGAGAAAGATCTTCAAAATCAGAGCAATGCCAACTTCGTCACAACTTCAGAAGAATAGACCCTTCTTTAGATCATAGAGGAATCTCTCTGAAAGGGGATAGGAGTAGATCACCGATCACGAGCAATTGCTCCGAGTTCTCAGATGCCACATCCAGCGACTGGTCCCTGTTTACAAGCTCGGATGACTCCTCTTTTACCACCGAAAGCACCAGAGACTCTTTCAGCTTCGTTGATTACTCAGATTTTCCTCCATTCTCAATCTTCCAACCTATATATCCTAGCAGTAAGCCTGAGACGAGATTTGCTCATGAAGAGAAGGGCTACGTTTCTGCTTCATATCTAACAACTCCACCAAGTAGAGATTGGAGAGCAGATAGAATACAACGGGTTGACATTCTACCAACAGAACATCTGTACAATACCCAGAAATGGACCCCTACATGA
- the LOC142524750 gene encoding ubiquitin carboxyl-terminal hydrolase 15-like isoform X3: protein MAVGCVVPMVSLPKNGFHRCARCFGAAATRCSHCKSVWYCSGWCQITHWRQVHKLECHQLGNNCQISSLNIPTEGSCVRISADETTDPDIFEFNLKHSSQEKNSSGDVISPRQNPPTYLNGMKIDKSGKHVSPRSINKLSCSSMNGDANQEIMFYESGMVKKKSSNSDETKGLNCSPEKNPVNKAKAAMHSHVDKPQKSAKSAVKMSKCNAGDSSIPLQENTLVANREITGTMGLPKSVKLDHQHSEDRIKKQQKVQMLFPYEEFVKCFQLDVLNVSPRGLVNCGNSCYANSVLQCLTSTKPLIVYLLRQSHSRVGCDKAWCLMCDLERHVTMLRESGYPLSPEKILMYIRSLNSQIGDGSQEDAHEFLRLIIASMQSICLERLGGENEVAPWLQNTTFVEHTFGGLLRSKVKCLRCHHESERHENIMDLTLEIFGCVDSLEDALTQFTSSENLDGDNMYRCGRCAAYVRARKQLSIMEAPNILTIVLKRFQEGNYGKINKCIRFPEMLDMIPFMTGTDDIPPLYVLYAVVVHLNTSNASFAGHYISYVKDLSGNWFKIDDTEVQSVGLDEVMSEGAYILFYARSYARPARAYGGRVRSQQSHTMLKQCLSKRERSSKSEQCQLRHNFRRIDPSLDHRGISLKGDRSRSPITSNCSEFSDATSSDWSLFTSSDDSSFTTESTRDSFSFVDYSDFPPFSIFQPIYPSSKPETRFAHEEKGYVSASYLTTPPSRDWRADRIQRVDILPTEHLYNTQKWTPT, encoded by the exons GGTGTGCCAGATGCTTTGGTGCAGCAGCTACTCGTTGCTCCCACTGCAAATCAGTTTGGTATTG TTCTGGATGGTGTCAGATTACTCACTGGAGGCAAGTTCACAAGCTTGAGTGTCATCAATTAGGAAACAACTGCCAAATCTCATCTCTGAATATCCCAACTGAAGGATCTTGTGTGAGGATCTCGGCTGATGAAACTACTGATCCAGATATATTTGAATTCAACTTGAAGCACTCAAGTCAGGAGAAAAATTCTTCAGGGGACGTTATTTCTCCTCGTCAAAATCCACCGACCTACTTAAATGGAATGAAAATCGATAAATCTGGAAAACATGTTAGCCCAAGATCCATAAATAAGTTATCTTGTTCATCGATGAATGGAGATGCTAATCAAGAAATCATGTTTTATGAAAGTGGGATGGTTAAAAAGAAAAGTTCTAATTCTGATGAAACAAAAGGCTTGAATTGCTCTCCTGAAAAGAATCCAGTGAACAAAGCAAAAGCCGCAATGCATTCTCATGTTGACAAACCACAAAAATCAGCAAAATCTGCGGTGAAAATGTCTAAATGTAATGCAGGGGATTCAA GCATCCCATTACAGGAAAATACTCTTGTTGCAAACCGTGAAATCACAGGGACAATGGgtttgccaaagtctgtgaaaCTCGACCATCAGCACTCGGAAGATAGAATAAAGAAGCAGCAAAAAGTGCAG ATGCTTTTTCCGTATGAAGAATTTGTAAAGTGCTTTCAGTTGGATGTTCTCAACGTGTCACCCAGAGGACTTGTAAATTGTGGGAATAG TTGCTATGCCAATTCCGTGTTACAATGTCTAACATCCACTAAGCCCCTGATCGTTTATCTTCTTCGTCAATCACATTCTAGAGTGG GTTGTGACAAAGCTTGGTGCCTCATGTGTGATCTTGAGCGGCACGTAACAATGCTACGGGAAAGTGGATATCCGCTATCTCCGGAAAAAATTCTGATGTATATTCGAAGCCTTAATTCTCAGATAGGTGACGGAAGTCAGGAAGACGCTCATGAATTTTTACG GCTTATTATAGCTTCTATGCAATCTATATGCCTGGAACGTCTGGGTGGAGAAAATGAAGTTGCTCCCTGGCTACAGAATACAACCTTTGTTGAGCATACATTTGGGGGCCTTCTTAGATCCAAG GTCAAATGTTTGAGATGCCACCATGAGTCAGAGCGTCATGAAAACATAATGGATCTTACTCTGGAGATATTTGGTTGTGTCGATTCATTAGAGGATGCATTGACACAGTTCACCAGTTCAGAAAATCTTGATGGGGATAACATGTATAGATGTGGAAG GTGTGCTGCTTACGTTCGTGCACGAAAGCAGTTGAGCATAATGGAGGCTCCAAATATTTTGACTATTGTCCTGAAGCGATTTCAG GAGGGAAATTACGGCAAGATAAATAAATGCATAAGGTTTCCTGAAATGCTGGATATGATCCCATTTATGACTGGAACAGATGATATACCACCACTCTATGTGCTCTATGCTGTAGTTGTCCATTTGAATACATCGAACGCATCTTTTGCCGGTCATTACATATCATATGTGAAAGATCTGTCTGGCAATTGGTTCAAGATTGATGACACAGAG GTGCAATCAGTGGGGTTGGATGAGGTGATGTCAGAAGGAGCATACATTCTGTTCTACGCGAG GTCTTATGCGCGTCCTGCTAGAGCATATGGTGGAAGAGTCCGCAGTCAACAGTCTCACACCATGCTTAAACAATGCTTGTCCAAACGAGAAAGATCTTCAAAATCAGAGCAATGCCAACTTCGTCACAACTTCAGAAGAATAGACCCTTCTTTAGATCATAGAGGAATCTCTCTGAAAGGGGATAGGAGTAGATCACCGATCACGAGCAATTGCTCCGAGTTCTCAGATGCCACATCCAGCGACTGGTCCCTGTTTACAAGCTCGGATGACTCCTCTTTTACCACCGAAAGCACCAGAGACTCTTTCAGCTTCGTTGATTACTCAGATTTTCCTCCATTCTCAATCTTCCAACCTATATATCCTAGCAGTAAGCCTGAGACGAGATTTGCTCATGAAGAGAAGGGCTACGTTTCTGCTTCATATCTAACAACTCCACCAAGTAGAGATTGGAGAGCAGATAGAATACAACGGGTTGACATTCTACCAACAGAACATCTGTACAATACCCAGAAATGGACCCCTACATGA